In Gimesia panareensis, the genomic window AACAGACCCCGCGTACCCAGTCAAAACGAAGTACGCTGGCGACATTGACCGAAGTCTACGATTATTTTCGTCTGCTCTATGCCCAGCTGGGAACGGTGCATTGCACACGCTGCGGCCAGCCGCTGCACCAGCAGTCTGCCGCACAGATTGTCGACCTGATTCTGGCACTGGAAGACCGCCAGAAAGTCATGATTCTGGCCCCGGTGATCAGCGGGAAAAAAGGGAAACATGCTGCGCTGCTGGAAAGAATTGTCAAAGAAGGATTTGTCCGTGCCCGAATTGACGGCGAAATTCTGGATGTGACCCAGCCTCCTGATCTGGCAGAGCAGGTGGAACACGATATTGAGATCGTGATTGATCGCATCATAGTCAAAGCGGGGATCGAAGCCCGCCTCAAGGAATCGGTTGATCTGGCATTAAAGCAGGGGAATGGAGCCTGTTACGTCAGTCAACAGACCGCCGAGGGCTGGTCGGACCGTTACCTGAGCACTCGATTGGCCTGCGGAAAATGCAATCTGAGTTTTCCCGATCCGGAACCGCGGACTTTCAGTTTCAACAGCCCGTATGGCGCCTGTCCCGTCTGTGACGGCCTGGGGATGCTGGAAGCTGACGACGAAGCAGAAGCGGATTCGATCTGTCCTGACTGTCACGGAGGGCGGCTTAACATCTATCCTCGCTCCATTTTCCTGAACGAAACCTCGATTGATCAGGTCATGCAACTGCCCCCACCAGCGGTCATCGACTGGCTGGAACAGTGGAAGACAACAGAACTGAATCAGGCCGGTCCCAAAGAGCGGGAAATCGCAGGTCAGTTGCTTCCCCCCATCCAGAGTCGCTTGCAGTATCTCGACGAAATCGGCCTGGGATACCTGCAGTTAGCCCGTCCCGTACGTACACTCTCGGGGGGCGAACTGCAACGGGCGCGACTGGCAGCCTGCCTGGGGAGTGAAACGACCGGGGCCTGCTATATCCTGGACGAACCGACGGCTGGTCTGCATGCACAGGAAACAGAAAAACTCCTGGCGATTCTGAATCGGCTGAAAACAGCCGGCAATACGGTTATCGTAGTCGAACACGATCTGGATCTGATTCAAGCCGGTGATTTGATTCTCGATTTAGGACCGGGGGCTGGAGCAGCAGGCGGGGAGGTCGTCGCCTGTGGTACTTACGGGGAAGTGCTTCAGAACGAACAGTCATTCACCGCCCGGGCTCTGCGCCACGAGTATCATTTTCGGGAAAGTACACCCGCTCCAGTGACCGGGGCACACATCAGATTGCTGGGAGCACGACTGCACAATCTGAAAAACGTCACACTTGATGTGCCTCTGGAGCAGCTCGTCTGTGTGACTGGGGTCAGCGGATGCGGTAAAAGTTCGCTGGTCATGGAGACCCTTGTCCCTGCCCTCAAAG contains:
- a CDS encoding excinuclease ABC subunit UvrA; this encodes MHDQTVPSIQIHGARCHNLKNINVTFPHQQLTVVTGVSGSGKSSLVFDTVHSEGQRRFLENLSPATRQLFSQMSPPDVDQITGLPPTISIEQTPRTQSKRSTLATLTEVYDYFRLLYAQLGTVHCTRCGQPLHQQSAAQIVDLILALEDRQKVMILAPVISGKKGKHAALLERIVKEGFVRARIDGEILDVTQPPDLAEQVEHDIEIVIDRIIVKAGIEARLKESVDLALKQGNGACYVSQQTAEGWSDRYLSTRLACGKCNLSFPDPEPRTFSFNSPYGACPVCDGLGMLEADDEAEADSICPDCHGGRLNIYPRSIFLNETSIDQVMQLPPPAVIDWLEQWKTTELNQAGPKEREIAGQLLPPIQSRLQYLDEIGLGYLQLARPVRTLSGGELQRARLAACLGSETTGACYILDEPTAGLHAQETEKLLAILNRLKTAGNTVIVVEHDLDLIQAGDLILDLGPGAGAAGGEVVACGTYGEVLQNEQSFTARALRHEYHFRESTPAPVTGAHIRLLGARLHNLKNVTLDVPLEQLVCVTGVSGCGKSSLVMETLVPALKATLRKQKVSKLTCDAVEGVEHLQQVKTIDQSPIGRSGRSNPATFCGIWDEVRKLYSRTKTARLRGYTATRFSFNSKQGRCSACQGQGYRRVDLQFLPALYLPCELCDTQRFNRQTLAVKYREKNVSDLLNMSIADAAHFLEAIPKISDVLNVLIELGLGYLALGQPANMLSGGEAQRLKLARELITRSPGKTLFILDEPTRGLHVNDIDRLMAVLRRLIGEGHSVLFIEHQPQAIIQSDWVIELGPTGGETGGYLLDAGTPREVATRKIGPTGAMLAELIAS